Proteins found in one Aspergillus puulaauensis MK2 DNA, chromosome 8, nearly complete sequence genomic segment:
- a CDS encoding putative cyclin (COG:D;~EggNog:ENOG410PI3V;~InterPro:IPR036915,IPR043198;~go_function: GO:0016538 - cyclin-dependent protein serine/threonine kinase regulator activity [Evidence IEA];~go_process: GO:0006357 - regulation of transcription by RNA polymerase II [Evidence IEA]) codes for MPRDIAGLKYLSNALATAEQLTSSSSAIDRVPSDLETSIRFAGTQLTQAAGVLLRLSQDIIAQAIVTFTRFWLGQDGGSLRIYSAKDVSAAALYMTAKLSFQPTSPRSVLNVYTFLLSREASPLWFVNPKGSPDKAVPEQYHLTEGGYQAQRLILLRIESVILRSLGFNTHVALPHTITLTYLQTLGVSSAAVAKRAFEHLNSGLLSPQLLYVTHQPNALAVASIYLAARETGVKLVDGDWWEVFDVDREDLGFLVVAMQSMEGFARAEIEKWKGRILPLDIEQVDSEIERRQMLEAGE; via the exons GTTGAAGTATCTATCCAATGCGCTTGCGACTGCAGAACAAttgaccagctcctcctcggccatcGATAGAGTTCCAAGTGACCTGGAGACGTCCATTCGTTTCGCGGGAACTCAGCTTACCCAGGCTGCGGGGGTTTTGCTGCGACTATCCCAAGATATCATAGCTCAGGCCATTGTGACCTTTACACGATTTTGGTTAGGACAAGACGGGGGAAGTCTCCGGATTTACTCCGCAAAG GATgtctccgccgccgctctCTATATGACCGCTAAGCTATCATTTCAACCAACCTCCCCGCGATCCGTTCTGAATGTCTACACGTTTCTCTTATCCCGAGAGGCGTCGCCGCTTTGGTTCGTGAATCCAAAAGGATCGCCCGATAAAGCTGTGCCCGAACAGTATCACCTTACAGAGGGTGGCTACCAAGCCCAACGTCTAATCCTCCTGCGCATCGAGTCGGTCATTCTACGCTCATTGGGTTTCAATACACATGTGGCTTTGCCCCACACAATCACCCTGACATACCTCCAAACACTAGGCGTCTCGTCGGCTGCGGTTGCAAAAAGAGCTTTCGAGCATCTCAACTCCGGCCTTCTCTCCCCGCAGCTTCTCTATGTCACGCATCAACCAAATGCCCTTGCGGTAGCCTCCATCTACTTAGCGGCTCGAGAGACAGGAGTTAAACTCGTCGATGGGGACTGGTGGGAGGTCTTTGATGTGGACCGGGAGGACCTTGGGTTTTTGGTAGTCGCAATGCAAAGTATGGAGGGGTTTGCACGGGCAGAGATCGAAAAGTGGAAGGGTCGCATTCTTCCCTTGGAT